A region of Moorena producens PAL-8-15-08-1 DNA encodes the following proteins:
- a CDS encoding alpha-D-glucose phosphate-specific phosphoglucomutase: protein MNIRTVSTKPFTDQKPGTSGLRKSVTVFQEPHYLENFIQSIFDSLEGCEGQTLVVGGDGRYYNRQAIQTILKMAAANGLGRLLVGCGGILSTPAASCVIRKHKALGGIILSASHNPGGPKGDFGVKYNTSNGGPAPEKVTEAIYARSKVIDSYKILEAADVNLDRPGAFTLGTLSVEVIDPVEPYTQLMESLFDFDRIHQLLTSGKFGMCMDSLHAVTGPYAHAIFEKRLGAPEGTVLNGIPLEDFGGGHPDPNLVYAKDLVDILYGDNAPDFGAASDGDGDRNMILGSSFFVTPSDSIAVLTANAHLVPGYSQGLAGVARSMPTSAAVDRVAAQLGIDCYETPTGWKFFGNLLDAGKATLCGEESFGTGSNHVREKDGLWAVLFWLNILAVRGESVEQIVRSHWQTYGRNFYSRHDYEEVDGARAQELMERLRSSVPDLKGQQFGSYQVEYGDDFSYTDPVDGSISQKQGIRIGFTDGSRIIFRLSGTGTKGATLRLYLESYEPDSTNHDVDTQQALEPLISLAHEIAQIRKFTEREVPTVIT, encoded by the coding sequence ATGAACATACGCACTGTCTCGACTAAGCCCTTTACAGACCAAAAGCCCGGTACTTCCGGACTTCGTAAGTCGGTCACCGTTTTTCAGGAGCCCCATTACCTAGAAAACTTTATCCAGTCTATCTTTGACTCCCTAGAAGGCTGTGAAGGTCAAACCCTAGTTGTAGGGGGTGATGGTCGCTACTACAATCGGCAAGCAATTCAGACCATTCTCAAAATGGCAGCCGCCAATGGGTTAGGTCGGTTGTTAGTCGGTTGTGGTGGTATTCTGTCTACCCCAGCAGCATCTTGTGTTATTCGCAAGCATAAGGCATTAGGTGGCATTATCCTCTCGGCCAGCCACAATCCTGGGGGTCCAAAGGGTGACTTCGGTGTCAAGTATAACACCAGTAATGGTGGACCAGCACCGGAAAAGGTGACGGAAGCTATCTATGCTCGGAGTAAAGTCATCGATAGTTACAAAATCCTGGAGGCTGCGGATGTGAATCTAGACCGACCAGGTGCATTTACCCTGGGAACCTTGAGCGTTGAGGTGATTGACCCAGTTGAGCCTTATACTCAATTAATGGAGTCCCTGTTTGACTTTGACCGCATTCACCAGCTACTAACCTCTGGGAAATTCGGCATGTGTATGGACTCATTACATGCGGTAACTGGTCCCTATGCCCATGCTATTTTTGAAAAACGCTTAGGGGCACCAGAAGGTACTGTACTTAATGGTATACCGTTAGAAGATTTTGGCGGTGGTCATCCTGACCCTAATTTAGTCTATGCTAAGGACTTGGTGGATATTCTCTATGGTGATAATGCCCCAGATTTTGGAGCTGCTTCTGATGGAGATGGCGATCGCAATATGATCCTGGGAAGCTCGTTCTTCGTTACCCCCAGTGATAGCATAGCCGTGTTAACCGCCAATGCCCATCTTGTACCTGGTTATAGTCAAGGTTTAGCAGGGGTAGCCCGTTCCATGCCAACCAGTGCTGCTGTAGACCGAGTGGCGGCTCAGTTGGGTATTGATTGCTATGAGACCCCAACAGGTTGGAAGTTTTTTGGCAATTTATTGGATGCAGGTAAAGCCACTTTGTGCGGTGAAGAAAGTTTCGGCACTGGTTCTAACCATGTACGGGAAAAAGATGGGCTTTGGGCAGTGCTATTCTGGCTCAATATCCTGGCAGTGCGGGGTGAATCAGTGGAGCAGATTGTCCGTAGCCACTGGCAAACCTATGGTCGTAATTTCTATTCCCGCCATGACTATGAAGAGGTAGATGGGGCACGAGCTCAGGAACTGATGGAGCGTCTGCGTTCAAGTGTCCCAGACCTGAAAGGACAGCAATTTGGTTCTTACCAGGTAGAGTATGGTGATGACTTTAGTTACACAGACCCAGTAGATGGGAGCATCAGCCAAAAGCAGGGGATTCGGATTGGCTTTACTGATGGCTCTCGGATTATATTCCGCCTATCTGGCACTGGCACAAAAGGGGCAACCCTACGCCTCTACTTAGAGAGCTATGAGCCAGATTCCACTAACCATGACGTGGATACTCAACAAGCATTGGAACCACTGATTTCCCTAGCCCATGAGATTGCCCAGATTCG